One Paenibacillus sp. FSL W8-0186 genomic window carries:
- a CDS encoding ABC transporter permease, with the protein MDKLMSIFRRESAVIPVVSIIIGLLLGALIMLIGGYDPLLAYESLVTKIFGSSYDFGEALRSIVPLVLCGLAVGIAFRAGLFNIGVDGQIIMGSVGALLVGTKLSLPAPFHAIVAVIFGAILGGLWGALVGYIKAKRGINEVITSIMFNFIALYLSHYLIRYFMPQAGTQRSAMIQESASIQIGWLSELMGGARIHWGFLLTIIAVIFYSIYLNRTKWGYELRAVGLSPDAAEYAGMKVSKVMVRTMFISGVFGGLVGTFEVLGVFKYIAINSVTSGLGFDGIAVALLGGNSALGVLLSGMLIGALTYGSQGMSFGAEVPGEIIRMVIGFIIFFVAAPGIVRLFFRPLFHKMKKKV; encoded by the coding sequence ATGGATAAATTAATGAGTATTTTCAGGCGTGAATCTGCTGTTATTCCTGTTGTCTCTATTATTATCGGTCTATTATTGGGAGCGCTGATCATGCTGATCGGCGGATATGATCCCCTGCTCGCTTACGAATCCTTGGTGACTAAAATATTTGGCAGCAGCTATGATTTCGGGGAAGCGCTGCGTTCGATCGTTCCTCTCGTCTTGTGTGGTCTGGCGGTAGGCATCGCCTTTCGCGCCGGCCTGTTTAATATCGGGGTTGACGGACAGATCATCATGGGCTCCGTCGGTGCGCTCCTCGTAGGCACGAAGCTGAGCCTGCCGGCACCGTTTCATGCCATCGTCGCCGTTATTTTTGGCGCTATCCTTGGAGGGTTGTGGGGTGCGCTTGTAGGGTATATTAAGGCGAAGCGAGGCATTAATGAGGTTATTACCAGCATTATGTTCAACTTTATAGCACTGTACTTGAGTCATTATCTTATTCGGTACTTCATGCCGCAGGCAGGAACGCAGCGTTCCGCAATGATTCAGGAATCTGCGAGCATTCAAATCGGCTGGCTGTCCGAGCTTATGGGCGGCGCCCGTATTCACTGGGGATTCCTGCTTACGATTATTGCCGTCATTTTCTACTCCATTTATCTGAACAGGACGAAATGGGGTTACGAGCTTCGTGCGGTCGGGCTTAGTCCTGATGCAGCCGAATATGCGGGGATGAAGGTGTCGAAAGTCATGGTGCGCACAATGTTTATTTCCGGCGTATTCGGAGGCCTGGTCGGTACGTTTGAGGTATTGGGTGTATTTAAATACATCGCCATTAACTCGGTGACCTCGGGACTTGGTTTTGACGGTATCGCGGTAGCTCTGCTTGGCGGAAATTCGGCGCTAGGCGTGCTCCTTTCCGGGATGCTGATTGGGGCGCTGACCTACGGTTCGCAAGGCATGAGCTTTGGCGCGGAAGTGCCGGGCGAGATCATTCGAATGGTCATCGGCTTCATTATCTTTTTCGTTGCCGCCCCCGGCATTGTTAGGCTCTTCTTCCGTCCGCTATTCCATAAAATGAAGAAGAAGGTGTAA
- a CDS encoding ABC transporter ATP-binding protein, with product MTKADIALELRGITKRFPGVVANDSISFQLKRGEIHALLGENGAGKSTLMSIVFGLYQPDEGEILVNGQKEVIDSPNKAIDLGIGMVHQHFKLVEPFTVTENIILGMEPKKGMKIDIKGASAQVKKLSEQYKLDVDPMATIESISVGMQQRVEIIKTLYRGADILIFDEPTAVLTPQEISELLEIMRRLVAEGKSIVLITHKLKEIMEIADTCTIIRRGKVIESVEVAKTNPQELAEKMVGKAVNFKTEKQAAKPGDVLLEVKDLVVEGGQGKNAVDGLSFSVRAGEIVGIAGVDGNGQTELIEAITGMRSIKSGDVLLQGSSVTNQSPRFISESGLSHIPQDRHKHGLVLDFTVSENIILQTYDHPELNRRGFINEQARDKMAERLVKEFDVRTPSIDTKVRSMSGGNQQKVIIAREIDKKPQVLIAAQPTRGLDVGAIEFVHKQLIAQRDQGKAVLLISFELEEILNVSDRILVLFGGQIVGETTPESTNDQQLGLMMAGKHEGDGTHG from the coding sequence TTGACTAAGGCAGACATTGCGCTTGAGCTGAGAGGAATTACGAAGCGATTCCCCGGAGTAGTGGCCAACGATTCAATCAGTTTTCAGTTGAAGCGCGGCGAAATCCACGCTTTGCTCGGCGAGAATGGTGCGGGGAAGTCGACGCTCATGAGCATCGTATTCGGATTATACCAGCCGGATGAAGGTGAAATCCTCGTCAACGGGCAGAAGGAAGTGATCGATAGCCCGAACAAAGCGATTGATCTGGGCATCGGGATGGTGCATCAGCATTTTAAATTGGTCGAGCCTTTTACGGTAACTGAGAACATCATTCTCGGTATGGAGCCGAAAAAAGGGATGAAGATCGACATAAAAGGGGCCAGCGCACAGGTTAAAAAGCTATCCGAGCAATATAAGCTGGATGTCGATCCTATGGCTACGATCGAATCGATCAGCGTGGGCATGCAGCAGCGGGTAGAGATCATTAAGACACTTTACCGGGGAGCCGACATTCTTATCTTTGACGAGCCGACCGCCGTCCTCACGCCTCAAGAGATCAGCGAGCTGCTGGAAATTATGAGGCGTCTGGTTGCCGAAGGCAAATCGATTGTATTGATTACGCACAAGTTGAAGGAAATCATGGAAATTGCCGACACTTGCACGATTATTCGCCGGGGCAAGGTCATTGAGAGCGTGGAGGTCGCCAAGACGAATCCGCAGGAACTGGCGGAGAAAATGGTAGGGAAGGCGGTTAATTTCAAGACGGAAAAACAGGCTGCCAAGCCTGGGGATGTATTGCTCGAGGTTAAGGATTTAGTCGTAGAAGGCGGACAAGGAAAAAATGCGGTCGACGGACTGTCCTTCTCCGTGCGCGCAGGCGAGATCGTCGGTATCGCCGGGGTTGACGGCAACGGCCAGACCGAACTGATCGAAGCGATTACTGGCATGCGGAGCATTAAATCGGGGGATGTTCTGCTTCAAGGCTCAAGTGTTACGAACCAATCCCCGCGTTTCATCTCGGAAAGCGGACTGTCCCACATTCCGCAGGACCGGCATAAACATGGACTCGTTCTGGACTTTACAGTCAGTGAAAATATAATTTTGCAAACGTATGACCATCCAGAGCTTAACCGGCGCGGCTTCATTAACGAGCAGGCGAGGGATAAGATGGCTGAACGCCTCGTCAAGGAGTTTGACGTAAGAACGCCAAGCATTGATACCAAGGTTCGCTCCATGTCTGGAGGGAACCAGCAGAAGGTAATCATTGCCCGCGAAATCGACAAGAAACCGCAAGTTCTTATTGCAGCTCAGCCTACTCGGGGACTTGACGTCGGGGCGATCGAGTTTGTGCATAAGCAGCTTATTGCCCAGCGTGACCAAGGAAAAGCGGTGCTGCTCATTTCCTTTGAGCTGGAGGAAATTCTGAATGTATCCGACCGCATTCTCGTTCTGTTCGGAGGACAGATCGTAGGCGAGACGACACCGGAATCGACGAATGATCAGCAGCTTGGGTTGATGATGGCAGGCAAGCATGAAGGAGATGGCACACATGGATAA
- a CDS encoding BMP family ABC transporter substrate-binding protein, translating to MKKTMKTVLPLLLVFMLVLTACGQKAANPNTGAGNAPSGNQQNIKKLKVGMVTDLGSVNDKSFNQSAWEALQQLKKDYGFEVKYLEPKTDADVVPNLNQFVKANYDLTWATAYTLADAVTQLANENPNSNFGIVDSDLVLPNVASVSFKEQEGSFLVGVIAGLTTKTNKIGFVGGMEIPVIKRFEVGFREGIKAVNPDAKLIVNYTGLFNRVDMGKSAASTIYNDGADIIFHAAGLTGNGVFNEAKERNSKGGKVWVIGVDKDQSLIFGDDVTLTSMVKKVDEAVYQISKSLAEGSFPAGQVTLMGLKENGVDIAATSSKNVAPEVLAKVEEYRQKIINGEIVVPEQ from the coding sequence ATGAAAAAGACAATGAAGACAGTACTGCCACTGCTGCTCGTATTTATGCTGGTGCTCACGGCATGCGGGCAAAAAGCGGCGAATCCGAACACTGGAGCGGGGAACGCCCCATCCGGCAATCAGCAAAATATAAAGAAGCTTAAAGTAGGTATGGTTACTGACCTTGGCAGCGTCAATGATAAGTCTTTTAACCAAAGCGCCTGGGAAGCTCTTCAGCAACTAAAAAAGGACTACGGCTTCGAAGTTAAATATCTCGAGCCTAAAACCGATGCCGACGTCGTACCGAACTTAAATCAATTCGTGAAAGCTAACTATGACCTGACATGGGCTACTGCCTATACACTAGCGGATGCGGTGACTCAACTGGCCAACGAGAATCCGAATTCCAATTTCGGAATCGTAGACTCCGATCTGGTTCTGCCTAACGTCGCTTCGGTATCCTTCAAGGAGCAGGAAGGTTCTTTCCTAGTCGGGGTTATCGCTGGCCTTACCACGAAGACGAACAAAATCGGCTTTGTCGGCGGTATGGAGATCCCGGTGATCAAACGCTTTGAAGTCGGTTTCCGCGAAGGGATCAAAGCTGTTAATCCGGATGCTAAATTGATCGTGAACTACACAGGGTTATTTAACCGGGTGGATATGGGTAAGTCGGCCGCTTCGACGATTTATAACGATGGTGCCGATATTATTTTCCACGCGGCGGGCTTAACGGGTAACGGCGTATTTAACGAAGCGAAAGAACGCAACAGCAAGGGCGGCAAAGTATGGGTGATCGGAGTCGATAAAGACCAATCCCTCATTTTCGGCGATGATGTAACTCTTACTTCCATGGTGAAAAAAGTGGATGAAGCCGTTTATCAAATTTCCAAGAGCTTGGCGGAAGGCAGCTTCCCTGCAGGCCAGGTTACGCTGATGGGTCTGAAGGAGAACGGCGTGGATATCGCAGCGACCTCCAGCAAGAACGTAGCTCCAGAGGTATTGGCTAAGGTCGAAGAGTATCGTCAGAAGATCATTAACGGTGAAATTGTTGTACCTGAACAATAA
- a CDS encoding phosphopentomutase — protein MKFERICVIVMDSVGIGALPDAPAFGDEGSHTLGHICERVPGIQLPNLAALGLGNIAPLSAVPPAEKPLGSYGKMAEVSVGKDTMTGHWELMGLKVEVPFQVYPNGFPAELVSKFEEMTGRKVIGNKPASGTEILDEYGEEQMRTGSWIVYTSADSVFQIAAHEEVIPLEELYRACEIARELTLHDPYVVGRIIARPYVGQPGAFVRTPNRHDYALAPFGSTVLDHLQAENYDVISVGKIYDIFTGQGIKESFPTKNNLHGIETTIRLLERSFKGLLFTNLVDFDSLYGHRRDPAGYAACLEELDGYIPELMKRTGERDLLIITADHGNDPTSPGTDHTREYVPILIYNPALADQASSIGTRSTFADLAATIADNFGVGKPELGESFLRELTCS, from the coding sequence ATGAAATTCGAACGAATATGCGTCATAGTCATGGATAGCGTAGGAATTGGCGCATTGCCTGATGCTCCAGCCTTCGGGGACGAAGGCAGCCATACGCTCGGCCACATTTGCGAGCGGGTTCCGGGGATTCAATTGCCCAATCTTGCTGCGCTTGGCCTCGGGAATATCGCTCCGCTTTCCGCAGTTCCGCCGGCAGAGAAGCCGCTAGGGAGCTATGGGAAAATGGCGGAAGTCTCCGTCGGCAAAGATACGATGACCGGGCACTGGGAGCTAATGGGGCTGAAGGTGGAGGTGCCGTTTCAGGTTTATCCGAACGGCTTCCCGGCAGAGCTGGTTAGCAAATTCGAGGAGATGACCGGCCGTAAGGTCATCGGCAACAAGCCGGCCTCGGGCACGGAAATTCTCGATGAATATGGAGAAGAGCAGATGCGGACAGGCTCCTGGATCGTTTATACCTCTGCCGACAGCGTCTTTCAAATCGCGGCACATGAGGAAGTGATCCCCCTTGAGGAGCTGTATCGTGCTTGCGAGATCGCCCGTGAATTGACGCTGCATGATCCATATGTGGTTGGCCGCATTATAGCAAGGCCCTATGTCGGACAACCAGGCGCCTTTGTGCGGACACCAAACCGGCACGATTATGCCCTGGCCCCGTTTGGAAGCACCGTATTGGACCATTTGCAGGCAGAAAATTATGATGTTATCTCTGTTGGTAAAATTTATGATATATTTACAGGACAAGGAATAAAGGAGTCTTTCCCAACAAAGAATAATCTGCACGGTATTGAAACAACAATCCGGCTTTTGGAGCGTTCGTTTAAGGGTTTGTTGTTTACGAATTTGGTGGATTTTGATTCCTTATACGGGCATCGCCGCGACCCCGCGGGTTATGCCGCCTGTCTGGAAGAGCTCGACGGGTATATTCCAGAGTTAATGAAGCGGACGGGGGAAAGAGATTTGCTCATCATTACAGCCGATCACGGGAATGACCCAACAAGTCCGGGTACTGACCATACCCGGGAATATGTCCCGATTCTGATTTACAACCCTGCACTTGCGGATCAAGCCTCATCGATCGGAACGAGAAGTACCTTTGCGGATCTGGCGGCTACAATTGCCGACAACTTTGGGGTGGGCAAGCCGGAGCTCGGGGAAAGCTTCTTGAGAGAGCTGACTTGCAGCTAG
- a CDS encoding Crp/Fnr family transcriptional regulator, whose translation MIDNLSDIHIFAGMPEEDLQYIFPFLKERQFKKNHILMFENDESDEIYLLRSGMVKIYRMYEGKEVVLSITMPGDIIGEVESLSNSYHRISSIEALENVSVWQISGQDFMHIVDKYPIVFRNAYKILVERTRMLNRMIRYLTFYDVRGKVANIIMDLYYNFGTIEESVYKINLKINQSLLANMIGITRESISKTLGDFQAEGLIDIRDKHLYLLDMKLLESICHETEEFPTLRKWYNN comes from the coding sequence ATGATTGATAACCTCTCAGACATTCACATTTTTGCCGGCATGCCCGAAGAGGATTTACAATATATATTTCCGTTTCTCAAGGAGAGGCAATTTAAGAAAAACCATATTCTAATGTTTGAGAATGATGAAAGCGATGAAATCTACCTCCTTCGCTCAGGCATGGTTAAAATTTATCGCATGTACGAGGGAAAGGAAGTGGTCCTTAGCATTACGATGCCCGGCGATATTATCGGCGAGGTTGAATCCTTGTCGAATAGTTATCATCGGATTTCATCGATCGAAGCATTGGAGAATGTCTCGGTCTGGCAAATTTCAGGCCAGGACTTCATGCACATCGTCGATAAATATCCCATCGTCTTTCGAAACGCTTACAAAATTCTTGTAGAGCGAACCCGGATGCTCAATCGCATGATCCGCTACTTGACCTTCTATGATGTCCGCGGCAAAGTCGCTAACATCATCATGGATCTTTATTATAATTTTGGGACGATCGAAGAGAGCGTTTACAAGATAAACCTGAAAATTAATCAGTCCCTATTAGCCAACATGATCGGCATCACCAGAGAATCGATATCCAAAACCTTAGGTGATTTCCAAGCCGAAGGACTCATCGATATTCGCGATAAGCATCTATACCTCCTCGATATGAAACTGTTAGAATCCATTTGTCATGAGACGGAAGAGTTCCCTACGCTCCGCAAGTGGTATAACAATTAG
- the deoD gene encoding purine-nucleoside phosphorylase gives MSFHIEAKVGEVAESVLLPGDPLRAKYIAETFLEDAVCYNQVRGMLGFTGTYKGKRVSIQGTGMGMPSASIYIHELINDYGAKHLVRIGTCGAIQPDVNIRDVIIAQAAATNSAIIRNQFPGYDFPQIGNFDSIKTAYEIGVSKGLNLRVGNVLSSDLFYTDNSDEFSKLGKHGVLAVEMETAGLYFLASKFGVKGLSLLTVSDHILTGEQTTAQERQTTFNDMIEVALETVVK, from the coding sequence ATGAGCTTTCACATCGAAGCCAAAGTTGGCGAAGTTGCAGAATCCGTCTTACTGCCAGGCGACCCGCTGCGCGCGAAATATATTGCCGAGACTTTCCTGGAAGATGCCGTCTGCTACAATCAGGTTCGCGGCATGCTGGGTTTTACGGGCACCTATAAAGGCAAGCGCGTATCGATTCAAGGAACCGGTATGGGGATGCCTTCCGCTTCCATCTACATCCATGAATTGATTAACGACTACGGCGCCAAGCATCTCGTGCGAATCGGCACATGCGGGGCGATTCAACCGGACGTGAACATCCGCGATGTCATTATCGCGCAAGCCGCGGCCACCAATTCCGCGATTATTCGCAACCAGTTCCCTGGATACGATTTCCCGCAAATCGGAAACTTTGATTCTATTAAAACCGCTTATGAAATCGGTGTCAGCAAAGGGCTGAATCTGCGCGTCGGCAACGTCCTTTCCTCCGACCTGTTCTATACGGACAACAGTGATGAATTCAGCAAGCTTGGCAAGCACGGCGTATTGGCCGTAGAGATGGAGACAGCAGGGCTGTACTTCCTCGCCAGCAAATTCGGCGTAAAAGGCTTAAGCCTCCTTACGGTGAGCGATCACATTCTGACCGGCGAGCAAACTACGGCTCAAGAGAGACAAACCACGTTCAACGACATGATCGAGGTTGCTCTGGAGACCGTAGTGAAATAA